From Macrobrachium rosenbergii isolate ZJJX-2024 chromosome 55, ASM4041242v1, whole genome shotgun sequence, a single genomic window includes:
- the LOC136835588 gene encoding cyclin-dependent kinase inhibitor 3-like, with protein MFDSSDEEEPGLSAAAPPTQPLKIDWLNMSFMDCPQSVALSGLPGCRFRNIWQNLARDLDKIEYFGITDVVMLMTKGELRKYRVPNLMNEYEMRGLTVHHFPFLDGTAPPVETVVDIIDLVRQALEAKRKILIHCIGGLGRACVIASCLLQYFNNSLTPDQTICHIRDLRGARAVQTVKQYNFIQEFRALFEAWMDEDIDRSVSR; from the exons ATGTTTGATTCATCAGATGAAGAGGAGCCAGGGCTTTCGGCAGCTGCCCCACCAACACAGCCATTGAAGATTGATTG GCTTAATATGTCGTTCATGGATTGTCCTCAAAGCGTAGCTCTCAGTGGTTTGCCCGGATGTCGTTTTAGAAATATTTGGCAGAACCTTGCCAGAGACCTAG acaaaattgaatattttggCATCACAGATGTTGTAATGCTGATGACGAAAGGGGAACTGAGAAAGTACAGAGTTCCAAACTTAATGAATGAATACGAAATGAGAGGTTTGACAGTCCACCACTTCCCGTTTTTAGACGGAACAGCGCCACCTGTTGAAACTGTCGTAGATATTATCGATTTAGTACGGCAAGCTTTGGAGGCCAAGCGAAAAATCTTAATTCA CTGTATTGGTGGCCTTGGCCGAGCTTGTGTCATTGCATCCTGTCTTCTCCAATATTTCAACAATTCCTTAACGCCAGATCAAACCATTTGTCACATAAGGGATCTCAGGGGAGCAAGGGCAGTTCAAACTGTAAAG CAATACAACTTTATTCAAGAGTTCCGAGCACTTTTTGAGGCATGGATGGATGAGGACATAGATCGGTCAGTATCTCGCTGA